In Cryptococcus gattii WM276 chromosome A, complete sequence, one genomic interval encodes:
- a CDS encoding oxidoreductase, putative (Similar to TIGR gene model, INSD accession AAW40983.1), with product MTITAPISRLLKYRILPTASRSSSGALLRPLRALRIRTFASEAKFDPESVERAQDEVDVCIVGGGPAGLSAAIRLKQLEQERGGDELRVVVLEKGGEVGAHILSGAVIEPRALNELIPDWKELGAPLNQPALSDSMRFLTSNSSFPLPHPPQMNNKGNYIVSLSRFTAWLGEQAEALGVEVYPGFAGAKILYTEDGKGIKGVITGDVGLDKEGNPKDNYEPGMEFHAKVTLIAEGAHGSLSKQLQKKFNLREGKDPQTYGLGIKEVWKVKDEVYEPGKVVHTLGWPLDYKTYGGSWMYHMEDNMVSIGLVVGLDYQNPYLSPYKEFQRMKHHPFFANILKDGQCIAYGARALNEGGFQSIPKLHFPGGALIGCSAGFLNVPKIKGTHNAMKSGMLAAESAFAAITSAESSEETSLDTNPVDMSNYATAIENSWIWSELKEVRNLRPSFHNPLGLWGGMAYSGLDSLILKGRVPWTFRNSVEDYEATKKASEEKPIDYPQPDGKLSFDILTSVSMTGTNHAENQPVHLRLPNVEGAKALHTKINVEAIVDYAGLLGRVCPAAVYEYADAEGSEVDADGKKFVINSQNCIHCKTCSIKTPTQDITWDVPEGGGGPKYTIT from the exons ATGACCATAACAGCCCCCATATCACGTTTACTAAAATATCGCATCCTTCCAACTGCCTCCCGCAGCTCCTCAGGAGCTCTCCTTCGTCCGCTTAGAGCTCTGCGTATACGGACCTTCGCGTCCGAAGCCAAATTCGACCCAGAGAGCGTTGAACGGGCACAGGATGAAGTGGATGTCTGCATCGTGGGTGGTGGCCCTGCCGGCCTCAGCGCTGCTATCAGACTGAAGCAGCTTGAGCAAGAACGAGGTGGCGACGAGCTCCGAGTCGTCGTGCTTGAGAAAGGTGGTGAAGTCG GCGCCCACATCCTTTCTGGTGCTGTGATTGAACCAAGAGCCCTCAATGAACTTATACCAGATTGGAAAGAATTGGGAGCACCCCTTAACCAACCTGCCCTTTCCGACTCCATGCGATTCTTGACCTCCAACTCATCCTTTCCTCTGCCCCATCCTCCTCAAATGAACAACAAAGGCAACTACATTGTGTCCCTTTCTCGATTCACCGCTTGGTTAGGCGAGCAAGCTGAGGCACTTGGTGTCGAGGTGTATCCTGGGTTTGCTGGTGCCAAGATCTTGTATACAGAGGACGGAAAGGGCATCAAGGGTGTTATCACTGGCGATGTCGGATTAGACAAGGAAGGAAACCCCAAGGATAACTACGAGCCTGGTATGGAATTCCATGCCAAGGTGACCCTCATTGCCGAAGGTGCCCATGGTTCATTGTCCAAGCAATTGCAAAAAAAATTCAACCTTCGAGAAGGTAAAGACCCACAAACCTACGGCCTGGGCATTAAGGAAGTGTGGAAGGTCAAGGATGAAGTTTATGAGCCTGGAAAAGTCGTTCATACTCTTGGATGGCCTTTAGATTACAAGACCTATGGTGGTAGCTGGATGTACCACATGGAGGACAATATGGTCAGTATAGGTCTGGTCGTTGGTCTTGACTACCAAAATCCCTACCTTTCACCTTATAAGGAGTTCCAA CGAATGAAGCACCACCCATTCTTCGCCAACATCCTCAAAGATGGTCAGTGTATTGCCTACGGTGCTCGAGCTCTGAATGAGGGAGGCTTCCAGTCCATACCGAAGTTGCACTTCCCTGGTGGTGCTTTGATCGGATGTTCTGCTGGTTTCCTCAACGTCCCCAAG ATCAAAGGTACTCATAACGCCATGAAGTCGGGTATGCTCGCCGCCGAGTCTGCTTTCGCCGCCATCACCTCTGCCGAGTCTAGCGAAGAGACTTCCCTGGACACTAATCCCGTAGACATGTCTAATTACGCCACCGCCATCGAGAACTCTTGGATCTGGTCTGAACTCAAGGAAGTGAGAAATCTCAGGCCCTCTTTCCACAACCCCCTCGGTCTTTGGGGCGGTATGGCCTACTCTGGCTTGGACAGTTTGATCTTGAAGGGGCGCGTGCCTTGGACATTTAGGAACTCTGTGGAGGACTATGAAGCTACCAAGAAAGCCAG TGAGGAGAAGCCTATCGATTATCCTCAGCCTGATGGCAAACTCTCTTTCGACATTCTTACTTCTGTTTCAATGACGGGTACCAACCACGCTGAGAATCAACCCGTGCACCTGAGGTTGCCTAATGTTGAGGGTGCCAAGGCTTTGCACACCAAGATCAATGTTGAGG CGATTGTAGATTACGCTGGTCTTTTGGGCAGGGTTTGCCCTGCGGCAGTTTACGAATATGCGGATGCAGAAGGTAGCGAAGTAGACGCAGATGGCAAGAAATTTGTGATCAACTCACAGAACTGTATACAC TGTAAGACATGTTCCATTAAGACTCCTACTCAAGACATTACCTGGGATGTTCCCGAAGGCGGTGGCGGGCCCAAGTACA CCATCACATAA
- a CDS encoding glutamate-ammonia ligase, putative (Similar to TIGR gene model, INSD accession AAW40974.1) — protein sequence MSQLIATKRVDLLAPYLALDQGSRVQAEYIWIDGDGGIRSKTMTLENSPSSVADLKEWNFDGSSTNQAPGDNSDVFLRPVAIFKDPFRGGANILVLCECYDNDGTPNKSNYRAHCKKVMDAAKDTEPWFGLEQEYTLFDADGQVFGWPKNGFPGPQGPYYCGVGAGKVFARDFIEAHYRACLYAGVKISGINAEVMPSQWEFQVGPCLGIEMGDHLWMARFLLLRIGEEWGITPSLHPKPLKGDWNGAGCHSNYSTKDMRTPGKGMAAIEDAIKRLEKKHLEHIAVYGEDNDLRLTGKHETASMTTFSAGVANRGASIRIPRHVGAQGYGYIEDRRPASNVDPYRVTAILVETTVLNN from the exons ATGTCTCAACTGATTGCCACCAAGCGAGTTGATCTTCTTGCCCCCTACCTCGCCCTTGACCAGGGTTCTCGTGTTCAGGCCGAGT ATATCTGGATCGACGGTGATGGAGGCATCCGAAGTAAGACCATGACTCTCGAGAACTCTCCTTCATCCGTTGCCGATCTCAAGGAATGGAACTTCGACGGTTCTTCCACCAACCAGGCTCCCGGTGACAACTCTGATGTCTTCCTC CGTCCTGTTGCCATCTTTAAGGACCCCTTCCGAGGTGGCGCCAACATTCTCGTTCTCTGTGAATGTTACGACAACGACGGTACCCCTAACAAGTCCAACTACCGAGCTCACTGCAAGAAGGTGATGGACGCCGCCAAGGACACTGAACCTTGGTTCGGTCTCGAGCAGGAGTACACTCTCTTTGACGCCGATGGTCAAGTCTTTGGCTGGCCCAAGAACGGCTTCCCCGGTCCTCAGGGTCCTTACTACTGTGGTGTCGGTGCCGGCAAGGTGTTTGCTCGTGATTTTATCGAGGCTCACTAC AGGGCTTGTCTTTATGCCGGTGTCAAGATCTCTGGTATCAACGCCGAGGTCATGCCCTCTCAGTGGGAGTTCCAGGTTGGCCCTTGTCTCGGTATTGAGATGGGTGACCATCTCTGGATGGCCCGATTCCTCCTTCTTAGGATTGGTGAAGAGTGGGGTATCACT CCTTCCCTCCACCCTAAGCCTTTGAAGGGTGACTGGAACGGTGCTGGGTGCCACTCCAACTACTCCACCAAGGACATGCGAACACCCGGTAAGGGTATGGCTGCCATCGAGGATGCCATCAAGAGGCTTGAAAAGAAGCACCTTGAACACATTGCCGTTTACGGTGAAGATAACGACTTGCGGTTGACGGGCAAGCATGAAACCGCCTCAATGACCACCTTCTCTGCTGGTGTTGCCAACCGGGGTGCTTCTATTCGAATCCCCAGGCATGTCGGTGCCCAGGGTTACGGTTACATTGAAGATCGTCGACCCGCCTCTAACGTTGATCCTTACCGAGTCACA GCCATCCTCGTTGAGACCACCGTTCTTAACAACTAA
- a CDS encoding endoplasmic reticulum protein, putative (Similar to TIGR gene model, INSD accession AAW40981.1), whose amino-acid sequence MKNLTVLVTLLSSLLLFTPVTFAAQEEQKIVVPSQIRGLNPSLYDKYEPSKSGLFHCLDNSKTIPFSAINDDYCDCPDGSDEPGTAACSNGLFWCKNEGHIPGSVRKSRVNDGLCEPECCDGSDEWATGACPNNCEVVGKEWRAAKEASEKIRKTGAKVRGTYIKWAQGEKRRLEEDLAKKRQELVTKEQEVAKAKAILEKTEAHSQEDLERKKKSPVYISLLSHRLALARLRSKTNRLETEIESLHSLLREMAKGYNPNYQDMAVKAAVVGYEELTGIKYREGESEGETEVKKEEQEEGDKEEEITEQELEALEKEDLEALLLSDTTDENEEDDEDDGTGLLWKLDEYIPESLYGSWEHVRDVAIDWMICFGLAGRSKTKTSSGDGPQVAAAREKHRLLNNELVKLNGAIRDTEDTLKNMELHYGREGEWKKLDGSCVDKVVGDYTYELCFFGKATQRSNKDKSSNNLGSFNQWNTAADQGSLGYYSQQLYKNGAKCWNGPNRSVTVDLSCGTSNALISVSEPEKCEYRFKVTSPALCWPEAPGSPTDEVKVKEEL is encoded by the exons ATGAAGAACTTGACCGTTCTAGTGACTTTactttcttctcttttgCTGTTTACTCCTGTGACATTTGCGGCTCAGGAAGAGCAAAAGATAGTCGTTCCATCTCAGATCCGAGGGCTGAATCCTTCGC TGTATGACAAGTATGAGCCATCGAAATCAGGGCTTTTCCACTGCCTCGATAACTCGAAGACTATCCCCTTTTCGGCCATCAATGACGACTATTGTGACTGTCCGGATGGTTCAGATGAACCAGGAACTGCAGCCTGCAGTAATGGTCTATTCTGGTGCAAGAATGAGGGACACATCCCTGGGTCGGTAAGGAAGAGTAGAGTCAATGATGGTTTATGTG AACCCGAATGTTGCGATGGTTCAGATGAATGGGCCACCGGGGCTTGCCCCAACAACTGCGAAGTTGTTGGTAAGGAATGGAGGGCTGCCAAGGAAGCCTCTGAAAAGATCAGAAAGACA GGTGCCAAAGTGCGAGGAACATACATTAAATGGGCTCAAGGTGAAAAGAGAAGACTGGAAGAAGATCTTGCAAAAAAAAGACAGGAGCTTGTAACCAAAGAACAAGAAGTTGCCAAGGCAAAAG CGATTCTCGAAAAGACTGAAGCTCACAGCCAAGAGGATCTTGAGCGAAAGAAGAAATCAC CCGTATACATATCCCTACTGTCACATCGCCTCGCTCTTGCCCGTCTTCGATCGAAGACAAACCGTCTCGAGACCGAAATTGAATCTCTTCATTCACTCCTTCGTGAAATGGCCAAGGGATACAATCCGAACTACCAAGATATGGCCGTTAAGGCTGCCGTTGTGGGATATGAAGAACTCACTGGGATCAAGTATCGAGAGGGAGAGAGTGAAGGGGAGACGGAAGTGAAAAAAGAGGAGCAGGAAGAGGGCGATAAGGAGGAAGAAATCACTGAGCAGGAGCTCGAGGCACTAGAAAAGGAGGATTTGGAGGCCTTGCTTCTTTCCGATACAACAGACGAaaatgaagaggatgatgaagatgatgggaCTGGTCTCT TGTGGAAACTTGATGAGTACATCCCTGAATCTCTCTATGGGTCTTGGGAACATGTCAGAGATGTCGCCATCGATTGGATGATTTGTTTCGGTCTCGCCGGTCGATCCAAGACTAAAACATCCAGCGGAGACGGCCCTC AGGTTGCTGCTGCACGGGAGAAACACAGGCTGCTCAATAATGAGCTTGTCAAGTTGAATGGAGCTATCCGTGACACCGAGGATACTCTTAAGAACATGGAGCTCCACTACGGCCGAGAGGGTGAATGGAAGAAGCTTGATGGAAGCTGCGTTGACAAGGTAGTAGGAGA TTATACCTACGAACTCTGCTTCTTCGGAAAGGCTACTCAAAGAAGCAACAAGGATAAGTCTTCCAACAACCTTGG ATCTTTCAACCAATGGAACACTGCTGCAGACCAAGGCTCTCTCGGCTACTATTCTCAACAATTGTACAAAAACGGTGCCAAGTGCTGGAACGGTCCTAACCGTAGTGTCACTGTTGATCTCTCTTGCGGTACCTCCAATGCCCTTATTTCGGTTTCTGAACCCGAAAAGTGCGAGTACAGATTCAAGGTCACCAGTCCAGCTCTCTGCTGGCCGGAGGCACCAGGCAGCCCAACAGACGAGGTGAAAGTCAAAGAAGAACTCTAA
- a CDS encoding Hypothetical Protein (Similar to TIGR gene model, INSD accession AAW40979.1): MLLANYGSDSGSDSESEALAAPPPKPAPISAASSSSRVPQPKKKKPVKITLDLPIASNGSGDDKENGDNEEGSGDEREAKRTKLPKGGKGTSSLLGMLPPPKRKLPHSSAAGTKRTSLTVNKAMARSQLPAPSKATDEDSDDEDNVPKVHDLLPASLARKQQKVESKKEVIDVFGLSTAAAPSKSTIATPSLKPPSISSAPVAPDFVPPEPTANDPYPGYYQLPSGEWRAYDPDYYNSFFHSSAAMSDKQDAADDGRVGRHWDAFEKGQFQGQVLDIDANKDLAEARAEEERRALMKKPKLPGEEFVYQPKGQVKGLASQRHQLTSLLSTAYSQREELEERIAANKKGMRAAGTKYDLGF, from the exons ATGCTCCTCGCCAACTATGGTTCCGACTCTGGCTCAGACTCAGAGTCTGAAGCTCTTGCCGCTCCGCCACCCAAGCCAGCTCCCATAtctgctgcttcttcatcttccagAGTCCCACAGCctaagaagaagaagccgGTTAAGATTACTTTGGACTTGCCCATAGCAAGCAATGGTTCCGGAGACGACAAGGAAAATGGGGATAATGAGGAAGGGAGCGGAGATGAAAGAGAAGCGAAAAGGACAAAACTACCCAAAGGTGGAAAGGGTACATCTTCTTTACTGGGCATGCTCCCCCCTCCTAAGCGCAAATTGCCTCACTCATCAGCTGCGGGCACTAAAAGGACAAGTTTGACAGTGAATAAAGCCATGGCTCGATCACAGCTGCCTGCTCCTTCGAAAGCCACCGACGAAGATAGCGATGATGAGGACAATGTCCCTAAAGTGCATGATTTGTTACCTGCGTCCCTCGCTCGTAAACAACAAAAGGTGGAAAGTAAGAAAGAGGTTATAGATGTTTTCGGACTGA GTACGGCTGCAGCACCGTCCAAATCGACGATCGCTACTCCTTCCCTCAAACCACCATCCATTTCCTCTGCACCAGTCGCCCCTGACTTTGTCCCTCCCGAACCTACTGCCAATGATCCATATCCCGGGTACTATCAACTTCCTTCCGGGGAATGGCGCGCATACGATCCCGATTACTATAactccttcttccattcGTCTGCTGCGATGTCGGACAAACAAGATGCTGCTGATGATGGACGGGTCGGCAGACATTGGGATGCTTTCGAGAAGGGGCAGTTCCAAGGCCAAGTCTTGGATATTGATGCGAACAAGGATCTGGCAGAGGCTCgagcagaagaagaaaggagagCGCTGATGAAGAAGCCGAAGCTTCCGGGGGAGGAGTTTGTCTATCAG CCAAAGGGCCAAGTCAAGGGCCTTGCTTCCCAGCGGCACCAGCTTACTTCGTTGCTCAGTACAGCTTACTCTCAGCGAGAGGAATTGGAAGAAAGAATCGCAGCAAACAAGAAAGGCATGCGTGCCGCAGGTACCAAATACG ATCTAGGATTTTAA
- a CDS encoding uncharacterized protein (Similar to TIGR gene model, INSD accession AAW41349.1), translating to MSPPHTSTLTRPSSPSSNSGTEVVLTPTTRGEESRTTVDVHMEQAAEQSAQVVAERASKKAKISDSGSFGQENDIDFAGITNQRFTVFPMFTGAWNQTTESNSTSPIPMHPANAMQSPNHQQSQQQNGLDPLLALRSPSATHSTPQVNVDVGLTPELRFPDETLASATAGVSQEAPQGDHTPIQVDESSQQQPPPGMLAVPSSRTGPSSTSESGQATKKENNPSFSRSPELRVSHKLAERKRRKEMKDLFDELRDELPADRGMKASKWEILTKAIEHIKHTKSQQVEMHREIEHLRRELEIARAGNAHYHPHAYPTYSIPYPPGPFAAHPHHAQAQPPTSGATSQAHTPQPQTQTVAQPQLQSQVAQQPQQVQQQSQSQPQQQIQPAAHVQAVPQVQQQEQSQPQLPQQQSQTSGLQTSAQDIQRQPLSTQGTPAPA from the exons ATGTCTCCCCCTCATACATCCACCCTCACTCGcccttcatctccttcttcaaacAGCGGCACCGAAGTCGTCCTTACACCCACCACTAGGGGCGAGGAAAGTCGCACGACCGTGGATGTGCATATGGAGCAGGCGGCTGAGCAGTCTGCCCAAGTCGTCGCAGAGAGGGCTTCTAAGAAGGCTAAGATCTCAGATTCCGGCTCTTTTGGCCAAGAGAATGACATCGACTTTGCTGGCATTACCAACCAGCGCTTCACCGTCTTCCCGATGTTCACTGGCGCATGGAATCAAACCACGGAGAGCAATTCTACTAGTCCTATCCCGATGCACCCTGCCAACGCCATGCAGTCTCCTAATCATCAGCAATCCCAACAACAGAATGGGCTTGATCCTCTTCTCGCTCTCAGATCACCGTCCGCTACTCATTCGACACCGCAAGTCAATGTCGACGTCGGCCTCACTCCCGAGTTGAGATTTCCTGATGAGACACTTGCTTCTGCTACGGCTGGCGTATCACAAGAAGCTCCGCAGGGAGACCATACCCCTATCCAGGTCGATGAGTCTTCGCAACAACAGCCTCCTCCAGGTATGCTTGCTGTACCATCATCCCGCACAGGCCCAAGTAGTACGTCAGAGTCGGGCCAGGCCACAAAGAAGGAGAACAACCCCTCATTCTCACGTTCCCCCGAACTGCGAGTGTCACACAAGCTTGcagaaagaaagaggagaaaagagatgaaggatCTGTTCGATGAACTCAGGGATGAATTGCCCGCTGATCGGGGAATGAAAGCTAGTAAATGGGAGATATTGACCAAGG CTATCGAACATATCAAACACACCAAGTCTCAGCAAGTCGAAATGCACCGAGAAATTGAGCATCTCCGACGTGAACTTGAGATTGCCCGAGCAGGAAATGCACATTACCATCCCCATGCCTATCCCACATATAGCATCCCTTACCCTCCAGGACCTTTCGCTGCTCATCCGCATCACGCGCAAGCACAGCCTCCCACATCTGGCGCTACGTCGCAAGCTCACACTCCCCAACCTCAAACTCAGACAGTTGCCCAACCTCAGCTGCAGAGCCAAGTGGCTCAGCAACCACAGCAGGTGCAGCAACAATCCCAAAGTCAGCCCCAGCAACAGATACAGCCTGCCGCGCATGTTCAGGCAGTACCTCAGGTTCAGCAGCAAGAGCAATCCCAGCCTCAGCTGCCCCAGCAGCAATCGCAAACCTCAGGACTCCAGACTTCTGCTCAGGATATCCAGCGGCAGCCGCTGTCCACGCAGGGTACACCAGCACCAGCTTGA
- a CDS encoding Hypothetical Protein (Similar to TIGR gene model, INSD accession AAW40977.1) encodes MPPQPSHHHGAARYGSLATHSSGLRGGKQPTKLEIESLASMDKPSYYDPPSSPSSSRSASPPPPNMMTNSGNKLVPGAQFMRRGKMYPWGPSFEVAKADQHARKRLKLCLEQFMPSAAAEINEEIPPNIFGAGERRREKKRRREEEKEYILPHLRSPSPPMSTAKLASLLALPQSYTDLLLNPAMRHSLGNDNMEQGLQRTAGDLLEGEKPLLQALGRLRDVVRVLERDVPLPKPSVQADRGAVSSPTANGNDTLSQSYPHLIPPLPHISDTDNLWRVTQELLSQPGQAQSVPVPTLTYTATPPGAAAPSLNPSGEPEPVPTPLQRLFTCPSGITLHAVPNPSHPGYAYPQGHSLHPQTVKYNLDLKNQCRAVDDAWERISELLADCNEYRERLEEARDRVADVARVRKRVWRTIKERAGWELERESKQ; translated from the exons ATGCCTCCTCAACCGTCGCATCACCATGGGGCCGCCCGATATGGCTCGCTTGCGACTCATTCGAGTGGATTGCGAGGTGGAAAGCAGCCCACTAAGCTAGAGATAGA ATCACTTGCTTCCATGGACAAACCGTCTTACTATGATCCTCCTAgctctccttcatcatcccGTTCAGCTTCCCCTCCACCTCCGAACATGATGACCAACTCTGGTAATAAGCTTGTTCCAGGCGCCCAGTTTATGCGACGTGGCAAAATGTACCCATGGGGTCCCTCATTTGAGGTTGCAAAAGCAGACCAACACGCCCGCAAGCGCCTCAAACTTTGTTTAGAGCAATTCATGCCCTCGGCCGCCGCCGAAATAAACGAGGAGATTCCCCCGAATATATTTGGTGCAGGGGAAAGACGTcgagagaagaagaggaggagggaagaggaaaaggagtACATTTTGCCTCATCTTCGGAGTCCCTCACCACCTATGTCCACCGCCAAGCTCGCCAGTCTTCTCGCTCTTCCACAATCCTACACTGACTTGTTGTTGAATCCCGCTATGAGGCACTCCTTGGGCAACGACAACATGGAACAAGGACTGCAACGGACCGCAGGAGACTTGttggaaggagagaagCCCCTATTACAGGCCCTTGGGAGATTAAGAGACGTTGTGAGGGTACTGGAACGTGATGTTCCATTGCCCAAACCCAGTGTCCAGGCTGACAGGGGCGCCGTATCTTCACCAACAGCCAACGGAAATGACACTCTTAGTCAGTCCTACCCTCACCTTATTCCCCCACTTCCTCATATCTCCGACACCGATAACCTTTGGCGGGTGACCCAAGAGCTCCTCTCTCAGCCCGGCCAGGCGCAGTCTGTGCCTGTTCCTACTCTGACGTATACCGCTACCCCTCCCGGAGCTGCTGCACCTTCTCTTAATCCTAGTGGGGAACCGGAACCCGTTCCCACCCCTCTTCAACGCTTGTTCACTTGCCCATCCGGTATTACCCTTCACGCGGTCCCGAATCCTTCTCATCCTGGTTACGCCTATCCTCAAGGCCACTCGCTTCACCCGCAAACTGTCAAGTACAATCTTGACCTCAAAAATCAATGTCGTGCAGTCGACGATGCATGGGAGAGGATCTCAGAGTTGCTGGCGGATTGCAACGAGTACAGAGAGCGATTGGAAGAGGCGAGAGATCGAGTGGCTGATGTCGCAAGGGTCAGGAAGAGGGTTTGGAGAACCATTAAAGAGCGAGCTGGATGGGAATTGGAAAGGGAATCAAAACAATAG
- a CDS encoding uncharacterized protein (Similar to SGTC gene model, INSD accession EAL23310.1): MATMSLISVQMELSRLKRAPVSAEAYLDVLNRLLEPLAVVQGPMGLRTWLSEVQYFMGLMKQRSFSGRTLSPRERQVIQWYSTRWRELRGGPCDMGRPEAQIVLISLAELCMF, from the exons ATGGCGACCATGTCACTGATAAGCGTACAAATGGAGTTGTCAAGGTTAAAGCGAGCTCCAGTGTCGGCAGAAGCATATCTTGATGTTTTGAACAG ACTACTAGAGCCATTGGCAGTAGTACAAGGGCCGATGGGGTTGAGAACATGGCTAAGCGAAGTACAATATTTCATGGGGTTAATGAAGCAGAGGTCATTCTCGGGCAGAACTTT GTCTCCTCGAGAGCGGCAGGTCATTCAGTGGTATTCTACGAGATGGCGAGAGCTTCGAGGAGGCCCATGCGATATGGGCCGACCGGAGGCGCAGATA GTATTGATTTCCCTAGCAGAGCTTTGCATGTTCTAA